One part of the Trichoplusia ni isolate ovarian cell line Hi5 chromosome 2, tn1, whole genome shotgun sequence genome encodes these proteins:
- the LOC113508319 gene encoding cytochrome b-c1 complex subunit 8 produces MGKHFGELAKIRGLITYKLSPHEQRAYAGAISGGLPNIFRRFRESVFKWAPPFIIGYLVYEGVEREHHRLARKNPADFENDQ; encoded by the exons ATGGGAAAGCATTTTGGAGAGCTTGCTAAAATTCGAGGGCTAATTACCTACAAGTTGTCACCTCATGAACAACGTGCGTACGCGGGAGCCATTTCAGGTGGATTACCCAACATTTTCCGCAGGTTCCGCGAGAGTGTATTCAAATGGGCCCCTC CTTTCATCATTGGTTACCTGGTATATGAGGGAGTTGAGAGAGAACACCACCGCCTAGCTCGCAAGAATCCCGCAGATTTTGAAAATGATCAATAA
- the LOC113508315 gene encoding uncharacterized protein LOC113508315: MLRNSRKVLLQNSVRPIIYHKKTFLTQEYKCTEAWKKMNSSPVFNKININDFYNVVDQNYTSKGVISAIDVDIFANAIKDSSHLEELKDMLHKLRLSAETGNMLESTRQATVRNYMEFGDINELVEILKNPLNFGVFLDYYSANILLDNLITTANYEQAARVAALMMLQEEYDNDITCTLCQYACLKYITNYVPPEPVPAPPEQKNKKVEEIKIRIKFLRNPYFDDHFDIQDTFTLSGKTLAWISERVKDNLSNNLQIIGWLIYRKFDKLSAFCETISKEKSFKVYAEVLKLLQRETGIVDAESKPVLENCFAILNKVQQTPSDVSLEESLKNAIENAINKSHKNDVSNQEQLYSSWSKIREEKLAEQAQRLDRARRLQLVQEKQKELETEEQKLWFFENEDKIDLQIEEKEKLVDKSTLKKKVTKTTDENYIPPEIRPKKK, from the exons ATGTTACGGAACAGTCGCAAAGTATTACTTCAAAATAGTGTTCGCCCAATTATTTATCATAAGAAGACGTTTCTTACACAAGAGTACAAATGTACAGAAGCCTGGAAAAAGATGAATTCCTCacctgtatttaataaaatcaacataaatGATTTCTACAATGTAGTCGACCAGAATTATACTTCGAAAGGTGTCATAAGTGCAATTGATGTTGACATATTTGCTAACGCTATCAAAGATTCTAGTCATCTGGAGGAGTTGAAGGACATGCTTCATAAACTGCGCTTATCGGCAGAAACAGGCAACATGTTAGAATCAACACGACAAGCTACTGTAAGAAATTACATGGAATTTGGAGATATTAATGAACTAgtggaaatattaaaaaatcctttgaaCTTTGGTGTCTTTCTTGACTACTACAGTGCGAACATATTGTTGGACAATCTAATTACAACGGCCAACTATGAACAGGCAGCAAGAGTCGCTGCTTTAATGATGTTACAAGAAGAGTATGATAATGACATCACATGTACTCTATGCCAGTATGCCTGTCTTAAATACATCACTAACTATGTCCCTCCAGAACCTGTTCCTGCACCtccagaacaaaaaaataaaaaagttgaagaAATAAAGATCAGAATAAAATTCCTTCGTAACCCATATTTTGATGACCACTTTGATATTCAAGATACATTTACACTATCTGGTAAAACATTGGCATGGATCTCTGAGAGGGTAAAAGACAATTTAAGCAACAACTTACAAATCATTGGATGGCTTATCTACAggaaatttgataaattatctGCTTTCTGTGAAACTATAAGTAAAGAAAAGTCATTTAAAGTGTATGCTGAAGTCCTGAAGCTATTACAGAGAGAAACCGGTATTGTTGATGCTGAGTCTAAACCagtattagaaaattgttttgcaATCTTAAACAAAGTTCAACAAACCCCTTCAGATGTGTCATTAGAAGAATCACTAAAAAATGCCATTGAAAATGCTATTaacaaatctcataaaaatgatGTTTCAAATCAAGAAcag CTCTACTCATCATGGTCAAAAATAAGAGAGGAAAAACTTGCAGAACAAGCCCAAAGACTGGACAGAGCCCGCCGCCTTCAGCTGGTACAAGAGAAACAAAAAGAATTGGAGACTGAAGAGCAGAAACTATGGTTCTTTGAAAATGAAGACAAAATAGACCTTCAAATAGAGGAGAAAGAAAAACTTGTTGATAAGTCCACACTCAAGAAAAAAGTTACTAAAACTACTGATGAAAATTATATTCCACCTGAGATTCGCCCAAAGAAGAAATGA
- the LOC113508314 gene encoding coiled-coil domain-containing protein 22 homolog isoform X1 → MEEVDSIILHFLRQLNINIDDETKNITELPVHIIIEAASTCLSTINPSVKVTKNLPSGISQRIEVASQIASICKDLGYKNDVGYQTFLYHNECELRQVFMFLIERLPNEGKQLNTTLPLANQKSALKQDISNKIGEELKSMWIPPCCKPNTTNIGDYCYSDKTPTSSVTCLTDEQIIEKLLKIKEISQTNIIQPAATEPAQNIEQEVVVHKPETRPENKKSLKELKELAIVLRQKLDSLESEKNVMEVEFSQVQKSCERADADLKNVQNILSSIGITDIEADNVSDGLIERVQRNISSLHRQSEELTSRNLSLMVEIDKIASTMDLLEPERSRCRKILGNLKENAKALKDEYEKKEVLANQLKENYGKLRGGNKRSIYTKRILEIISNVDKQNMEIKKILDDTRQLQKEINTLEGQLDRCFSIADETLFRDAKKDDQAKKAYKLLALLHSECNTIVSLVNDTGTLARDIVDLEENIKTETAKRTEDTLRKIQADLTKIQEEN, encoded by the exons atggAAGAAGTggattcaattattttacattttcttcgCCAACTGAATAT aaacATTGATGATGAGACTAAGAACATTACTGAACTGCCAGTCCACATAATAATAGAGGCTGCATCAACTTGCCTCAGTACCATAAACCCGTCTGTAAAAGTGACTAAAAACTTACCATCTGGGATATCTCAAAGAATAGAAGTTGCTTCTCAAATAGCTTCTATTTGTAAG GATTTGGGTTATAAGAATGATGTTGGTTATCAGACTTTTTTATATCACAACGAGTGCGAGTTGAGACaagtgtttatgtttttaatagaaaGATTACCAAATGAAGGTAAACAGTTAAATACAACCCTACCATTAGCTAACCAAAAATCTGCACTGAAGCAAGATATCAGTAACAAAATTGGTGAAGAATTGAAATCTATGTGGATACCTCCTTGTTGTAAGCCCAATACAACAAATATTGGGGACTATTGCTATTCAg ACAAGACTCCAACATCTAGTGTGACATGTCTAACTGATGAACAAATAATAGAAAAGCTGctaaagataaaagaaataagCCAGACAAATATAATACAGCCAGCAGCCACAGAGCCTGCACAAAATATTGAGCAGGAAGTTGTTGTTCACAAGCCTGAGACAAGGCCAGAAAATAAGAAGAGTCTTAAAGAGTTAAAAGAACTAGCTATTGTTTTGAGACAGAAGTTGGACTCACTTGAGAGTGAAAAGAATGTCATGGAAGTTGAATTTTCACAG GTGCAAAAATCTTGTGAAAGAGCTGATGCAGATctcaaaaatgtacaaaatattctAAGCAGCATTGGAATAACTGATATTGAGGCAGACAATGTATCAGACGGACTGATAGAGAGAGTTCAGAGAAATATCAGCTCTTTGCACAGACAGAGTGAAGAATTAACTTCAAGGAACTTGTCCCTTATGgttgaaattgataaaatagcAAGTACTATGGATTTATTAGAG CCTGAAAGAAGCAGATGTAGAAAGATATTAGGCAATCTAAAGGAGAATGCTAAAGCTTTAAAAGATGAATATGAAAAGAAAGAAGTATTGGCCAACCAATTAAAGGAGAATTATGGAAAACTGAGAGGTGGAAACAAAAG atcaatttacacaaaacgTATATTAGAGATAATTAGTAATGTGGATAAACAAAATATGGAGATAAAGAAGATCTTGGATGACACCAGACAGTTACAGAAAGAGATTAACACACTGGAAGGTCAACTTGATAGATGTTTCTCTATTGCTGATGAAACTCTTTTCAGA GATGCCAAAAAAGATGACCAAGCCAAGAAAGCATATAAATTACTAGCTCTTCTACATTCCGAGTGCAACACTATAGTTTCCCTTGTCAATGACACAGGAACATTAGCTAGAGATATTGTTGACTTGGAAGAAAACATTAAGACTGAAACAGCAAAAAGGACTGAGGACACTCTTCGAAAAATACAAGCTGATCTCACTAAAATACAggaggaaaattaa
- the LOC113508314 gene encoding coiled-coil domain-containing protein 22 isoform X2, whose translation MFLIERLPNEGKQLNTTLPLANQKSALKQDISNKIGEELKSMWIPPCCKPNTTNIGDYCYSDKTPTSSVTCLTDEQIIEKLLKIKEISQTNIIQPAATEPAQNIEQEVVVHKPETRPENKKSLKELKELAIVLRQKLDSLESEKNVMEVEFSQVQKSCERADADLKNVQNILSSIGITDIEADNVSDGLIERVQRNISSLHRQSEELTSRNLSLMVEIDKIASTMDLLEPERSRCRKILGNLKENAKALKDEYEKKEVLANQLKENYGKLRGGNKRSIYTKRILEIISNVDKQNMEIKKILDDTRQLQKEINTLEGQLDRCFSIADETLFRDAKKDDQAKKAYKLLALLHSECNTIVSLVNDTGTLARDIVDLEENIKTETAKRTEDTLRKIQADLTKIQEEN comes from the exons atgtttttaatagaaaGATTACCAAATGAAGGTAAACAGTTAAATACAACCCTACCATTAGCTAACCAAAAATCTGCACTGAAGCAAGATATCAGTAACAAAATTGGTGAAGAATTGAAATCTATGTGGATACCTCCTTGTTGTAAGCCCAATACAACAAATATTGGGGACTATTGCTATTCAg ACAAGACTCCAACATCTAGTGTGACATGTCTAACTGATGAACAAATAATAGAAAAGCTGctaaagataaaagaaataagCCAGACAAATATAATACAGCCAGCAGCCACAGAGCCTGCACAAAATATTGAGCAGGAAGTTGTTGTTCACAAGCCTGAGACAAGGCCAGAAAATAAGAAGAGTCTTAAAGAGTTAAAAGAACTAGCTATTGTTTTGAGACAGAAGTTGGACTCACTTGAGAGTGAAAAGAATGTCATGGAAGTTGAATTTTCACAG GTGCAAAAATCTTGTGAAAGAGCTGATGCAGATctcaaaaatgtacaaaatattctAAGCAGCATTGGAATAACTGATATTGAGGCAGACAATGTATCAGACGGACTGATAGAGAGAGTTCAGAGAAATATCAGCTCTTTGCACAGACAGAGTGAAGAATTAACTTCAAGGAACTTGTCCCTTATGgttgaaattgataaaatagcAAGTACTATGGATTTATTAGAG CCTGAAAGAAGCAGATGTAGAAAGATATTAGGCAATCTAAAGGAGAATGCTAAAGCTTTAAAAGATGAATATGAAAAGAAAGAAGTATTGGCCAACCAATTAAAGGAGAATTATGGAAAACTGAGAGGTGGAAACAAAAG atcaatttacacaaaacgTATATTAGAGATAATTAGTAATGTGGATAAACAAAATATGGAGATAAAGAAGATCTTGGATGACACCAGACAGTTACAGAAAGAGATTAACACACTGGAAGGTCAACTTGATAGATGTTTCTCTATTGCTGATGAAACTCTTTTCAGA GATGCCAAAAAAGATGACCAAGCCAAGAAAGCATATAAATTACTAGCTCTTCTACATTCCGAGTGCAACACTATAGTTTCCCTTGTCAATGACACAGGAACATTAGCTAGAGATATTGTTGACTTGGAAGAAAACATTAAGACTGAAACAGCAAAAAGGACTGAGGACACTCTTCGAAAAATACAAGCTGATCTCACTAAAATACAggaggaaaattaa